The Loxodonta africana isolate mLoxAfr1 chromosome 5, mLoxAfr1.hap2, whole genome shotgun sequence region TTGCTTCTGATTTCACCAATCCACTTGTTCTTCAAGTTCTGGAAAGAATTATGGTTGGCCACGGAGTAGCACATCAGCACCACATCTGCCTGCTGATAGGACAAGGGGCGGATGCTTCTGAACGCGTCGTTGCCAGCTGTGTCCCAGAGGCCCAGGCTGATCTGGATGCCGTCCATGAAGACATCCACACCTGTGTTCTCGTACACTGTGGGCTTGTAGGCCTCCGGGAAGGTCTCTGAGGTGAAGCGCACCAACAGAGACGTTTTCCCCACAGCAGAGTCTCCCACCAGCACACACTTGATCGAACTCAGCATCTTCCCAGGCTGGTTTTCCTATTATAAGTTCGGAATCCTGAGGAAAAGAGCCCTCAGTGGGCTGCTGCAGCAAACCCCATTCAGCAAGGGGATGAAAACCAGATGCGTTTGCCTTCTCAGGGCCTCTGATGGCACtttgtaaaattttacttgtcccTGTCCATCCAAGGAAGAAGCACAGGCTACTTTGAAAACCTCCAAA contains the following coding sequences:
- the RHOH gene encoding rho-related GTP-binding protein RhoH, which translates into the protein MLSSIKCVLVGDSAVGKTSLLVRFTSETFPEAYKPTVYENTGVDVFMDGIQISLGLWDTAGNDAFRSIRPLSYQQADVVLMCYSVANHNSFQNLKNKWIGEIRSNLPCTPVLVVATQTDQREVGPHRASCVNAIDGKRLAQDVRAKGYLECSALSNRGVQQVFECAVRTAVNQARRRNRRRLFSINECKIF